In a single window of the Streptomyces sp. CGMCC 4.7035 genome:
- a CDS encoding aldose epimerase family protein, producing the protein MELNRRTVIAGAAAAGIAATTLGGTAQASGGRTPVKKLFGKLADGTKVYLWSLENGGTRLKVLNWGGVVQGLEIPDRHGRYVNVSLGFDNIDDYVAKTPYFGALIGRYGNRIAKGQFTLDGKSYQLSVNDGVNSLHGGKQGFDKHIWDVEPFTKGSDVGLHLYYTSVDGEMGYPGTLKAKVTYTLTRHGDWRIDYEATTDKATVVNLTNHVYWNLAGEGSGTIEDHELKIAASRYTPTDSGLIPTGELAKVAGTPFDFRHAKAIGRDIRAAHPQQVTAKGYDHNWVLDKGITAKPEHVATLRDPRSGRTLKIATNEPGLQFYSGNFLDGTLVGTGGHTYRQGDALCLETQHFPDSPNHANFPSTVLRPGQTYRSTTIHSFSA; encoded by the coding sequence ATGGAACTGAACAGACGCACGGTCATCGCAGGAGCCGCGGCCGCGGGCATCGCCGCGACCACGCTCGGGGGAACGGCACAGGCCTCGGGAGGCAGGACGCCGGTGAAGAAGCTCTTCGGCAAGCTCGCCGACGGCACGAAGGTGTACCTCTGGTCCCTGGAGAACGGCGGGACCCGGCTGAAGGTCCTGAACTGGGGCGGTGTGGTGCAGGGGCTGGAGATCCCCGACCGCCACGGCCGCTACGTCAATGTCTCCCTGGGCTTCGACAACATCGACGACTACGTGGCGAAGACCCCGTACTTCGGCGCCCTCATCGGCCGCTACGGCAACCGTATAGCCAAGGGCCAGTTCACCCTGGACGGCAAGAGCTACCAGCTGTCCGTCAACGACGGTGTGAACAGCCTGCACGGCGGCAAGCAGGGCTTCGACAAGCACATCTGGGACGTCGAGCCGTTCACCAAGGGCTCCGACGTCGGTCTGCACCTGTACTACACGAGCGTCGACGGCGAGATGGGCTACCCGGGCACGCTCAAGGCGAAGGTGACGTACACCCTCACCCGGCACGGCGACTGGCGCATCGACTATGAGGCCACCACCGACAAGGCCACCGTCGTCAACCTCACCAACCACGTCTACTGGAACCTGGCCGGCGAGGGCAGCGGCACGATCGAGGACCACGAGCTCAAGATCGCCGCCTCCCGCTACACGCCCACCGACTCGGGCCTGATCCCCACCGGCGAGCTGGCGAAGGTCGCCGGCACCCCCTTCGACTTCCGGCACGCCAAGGCGATCGGCCGGGACATCCGGGCCGCCCACCCCCAACAGGTCACCGCCAAGGGCTACGACCACAACTGGGTCCTGGACAAGGGCATCACCGCCAAGCCCGAGCACGTCGCCACCCTCCGTGACCCGCGCTCCGGCCGCACCCTGAAGATCGCGACCAACGAGCCGGGCCTTCAGTTCTACTCCGGCAACTTCCTCGACGGCACGCTCGTCGGCACCGGCGGCCACACCTACCGCCAGGGCGACGCGCTCTGCCTGGAGACCCAGCACTTCCCGGACTCGCCCAACCACGCGAACTTCCCGTCGACCGTGCTGCGGCCGGGGCAGACGTACCGTTCGACGACGATCCACTCGTTCAGCGCG
- the chvE gene encoding multiple monosaccharide ABC transporter substrate-binding protein has protein sequence MRTRRAALAAVAGAASLALTLSACGQNSDGGSKEDKGSAKGGTIGIAMPTKSSERWITDGANVVKDLEAKGYKTKLVFGEDDPDQQVSQIENLITQGVKALIVAAIDNKSLNNVLQQAADAKIPVISYDRLILGTKNVDYYASFDNEKVGRLQGQYIVDKLGLASGKGPFNIELFAGSNDDNNTKYFFNGAMSVLQPYIDKKKLVVKSGQTKLTQVTTLRWDPATAQKRMEDNLTSSYTSGRVDAVLSPYDGISIGIIAALKSDGYGSKAKPLPVITGQDAELASVKSIIAGQQSMTIYKDLRKLAQVATDMVDASLNGKKPEINDTKSYDNGTKVVPAYLLQPVSVDKTNYEKELVQGGYYTADQLK, from the coding sequence ATGCGCACTCGCAGAGCCGCACTGGCCGCCGTCGCCGGAGCCGCCTCCCTCGCCCTGACCCTGTCCGCCTGCGGCCAGAACAGCGATGGCGGAAGCAAGGAGGACAAGGGCAGCGCCAAGGGCGGGACCATCGGCATCGCGATGCCGACCAAGTCCTCCGAGCGCTGGATCACCGACGGCGCCAACGTCGTCAAGGACCTGGAGGCCAAGGGTTACAAGACCAAGCTGGTCTTCGGTGAGGACGACCCCGACCAGCAGGTCTCGCAGATCGAGAACCTGATCACGCAGGGCGTCAAGGCGCTGATCGTCGCCGCGATCGACAACAAGTCCCTGAACAACGTCCTCCAGCAGGCCGCCGACGCCAAGATCCCGGTCATCTCCTACGACCGCCTGATCCTCGGCACGAAGAACGTCGACTACTACGCGTCCTTCGACAACGAGAAGGTCGGCCGGCTCCAGGGCCAGTACATCGTCGACAAGCTGGGCCTGGCGAGCGGCAAGGGCCCCTTCAACATCGAGCTGTTCGCCGGCTCCAACGACGACAACAACACCAAGTACTTCTTCAACGGCGCGATGAGCGTGCTCCAGCCGTACATCGACAAGAAGAAGCTCGTCGTCAAGTCCGGCCAGACCAAGCTCACCCAGGTCACCACCCTGCGCTGGGACCCCGCCACCGCCCAGAAGCGCATGGAGGACAACCTCACCTCGTCGTACACCTCGGGCCGGGTCGACGCGGTTCTCTCGCCCTACGACGGCATCTCCATCGGCATCATCGCCGCGCTGAAGTCGGACGGCTACGGCTCCAAGGCCAAGCCGCTGCCGGTCATCACCGGCCAGGACGCCGAGCTCGCCTCGGTGAAGTCGATCATCGCGGGCCAGCAGTCCATGACGATCTACAAGGACCTCCGCAAGCTCGCCCAGGTCGCCACGGACATGGTCGACGCCTCCCTCAACGGCAAGAAGCCCGAGATCAACGACACGAAGTCGTACGACAACGGCACCAAGGTCGTCCCCGCCTACCTGCTGCAGCCGGTGAGCGTCGACAAGACCAACTACGAGAAGGAACTCGTCCAGGGCGGTTACTACACGGCGGACCAGCTCAAGTAA
- the mmsB gene encoding multiple monosaccharide ABC transporter permease, translating into MSTDVTDKSPAAAPPGKSGGSASDGNLLQLVLGGLRRNMRQYGMLIALGLLVVLFQVWTGGDLLLPRNVSNLVLQNSYILILAIGMMLVIIAGHIDLSVGSVTAFTGAFAAVLTVQHGVAWPLAVVLCLAIGAVAGAAQGFLIAYLGIPSFIVTLAGMLIFRGLTEMFLKGQTLGPFPDGLQKMGNGFLPEVGPDTNYHNLTLLLGFVLLAFVVLQEVRDRKRQQEFSLDVAPRNLFLLKLVAIAAAVLAVTMLLASYKGAPIILIVLGLLVVGYGYVMRNAVFGRHIYAIGGNLPAAKLSGVKDKKVTFLVFLNMGVLAALAGMVVAARLNAASPKAGLSFELEAIASSFIGGASMSGGVGTVLGAIIGGLVLGVLNNGMNLLSVGTDWQQVIKGLALLAAVGFDVWNKRKSGS; encoded by the coding sequence ATGAGCACCGATGTGACCGACAAGAGCCCGGCCGCCGCGCCGCCCGGCAAGAGCGGCGGATCGGCGTCCGACGGCAACCTGCTCCAGCTGGTGCTGGGCGGTCTGCGCCGCAACATGCGCCAGTACGGCATGCTGATCGCGCTCGGCCTGCTCGTCGTCCTGTTCCAGGTGTGGACCGGCGGCGACCTGCTGCTGCCGCGCAACGTCTCCAACCTGGTCCTCCAGAACAGCTACATCCTGATCCTCGCGATCGGCATGATGCTGGTGATCATCGCGGGCCACATCGACCTGTCGGTCGGTTCAGTGACGGCGTTCACGGGCGCCTTCGCGGCCGTGCTGACCGTGCAGCACGGTGTGGCGTGGCCGCTCGCGGTGGTGCTGTGCCTGGCCATCGGCGCGGTCGCCGGCGCGGCACAGGGCTTCCTGATCGCCTACCTCGGCATACCCTCCTTCATCGTCACCCTCGCGGGCATGCTGATCTTCCGCGGTCTGACGGAGATGTTCCTGAAGGGCCAGACCCTCGGCCCGTTCCCGGACGGTCTGCAGAAGATGGGCAACGGCTTCCTGCCGGAGGTCGGCCCGGACACCAACTACCACAACCTCACGCTGCTGCTGGGCTTCGTCCTGCTGGCCTTCGTGGTGCTCCAGGAGGTCCGCGACCGCAAGCGTCAGCAGGAGTTCTCCCTGGACGTGGCGCCCAGGAACCTCTTCCTGCTCAAGCTCGTCGCCATCGCCGCCGCGGTCCTCGCCGTCACCATGCTGCTCGCCAGCTACAAGGGCGCGCCGATCATCCTGATCGTCCTCGGCCTGCTGGTGGTCGGCTACGGCTACGTCATGCGCAACGCCGTCTTCGGCCGCCACATCTACGCGATCGGCGGCAACCTGCCGGCGGCGAAGCTGTCGGGCGTCAAGGACAAGAAGGTCACCTTCCTTGTCTTCCTGAACATGGGCGTGCTCGCGGCCCTGGCGGGCATGGTGGTCGCCGCCCGCCTGAACGCGGCCTCGCCGAAGGCGGGCCTGAGTTTCGAACTCGAGGCGATCGCCTCGTCGTTCATCGGTGGCGCGTCCATGAGCGGCGGTGTCGGTACCGTCCTCGGCGCGATCATCGGTGGTCTCGTCCTCGGTGTGCTGAACAACGGTATGAACCTCCTCAGCGTCGGCACCGACTGGCAGCAGGTCATCAAGGGCCTGGCCCTGTTGGCGGCGGTCGGATTCGACGTGTGGAACAAGCGCAAGTCCGGTTCGTAA
- the mmsA gene encoding multiple monosaccharide ABC transporter ATP-binding protein — translation MAGPVLEMRSIVKTFPGVKALSDVTLTVRQGEVHAICGENGAGKSTLMKVLSGVHPHGTYEGDILFEGEVVQFKDIRASEHHGIVIIHQELALSPYLSIAENIFLGNEHAKGGFINWNETLRHATELLRRVGLTDHPETRVTDIGVGKQQLVEIAKALSKKVKLLILDEPTAALNDEDSGKLLDLILELKKQGITSIIISHKLNEIRKVADSVTIIRDGQTIETLDVKAPETTEDRIISGMVGRDLDHRFPERTAYEGEAGAAPALEIRNWTVQHPIDQQRKVVDDVSISVRRGEIVGIAGLMGAGRTELAMSVFGRAYGRYAGGQVLKDGKEIGTKTVAEAIANGIAYATEDRKHYGLNLIDTINRNISLTALNKVAKRGVVDEHEERQVAEGYRKSMNIKAPTVFEPVGKLSGGNQQKVVLSKWIFAGPDVLILDEPTRGIDVGAKFEIYTVIDQLAAQGKAVVFISSELPELLGMCDRIYTMAAGRLTGEFPRAEATQEVLMRQMTKDKEVTR, via the coding sequence ATGGCGGGACCCGTCCTGGAAATGCGCTCGATCGTCAAGACCTTTCCCGGCGTCAAGGCGCTGTCGGACGTCACACTGACCGTCCGCCAGGGCGAGGTCCACGCCATCTGCGGGGAGAACGGCGCCGGCAAGTCCACCTTGATGAAGGTGCTCTCCGGCGTCCATCCGCACGGAACCTACGAGGGCGACATCCTCTTCGAGGGAGAGGTCGTCCAGTTCAAGGACATCCGGGCGAGCGAGCACCACGGCATCGTCATCATCCACCAGGAGCTGGCGCTGTCGCCCTACCTCTCCATCGCGGAGAACATCTTCCTCGGCAACGAGCACGCCAAGGGGGGTTTCATCAACTGGAACGAGACCCTGCGGCACGCCACCGAGCTGCTGCGCCGGGTCGGTCTGACCGACCACCCGGAGACCCGCGTCACCGACATCGGTGTGGGCAAGCAGCAGCTCGTGGAGATCGCCAAGGCGCTGTCGAAGAAGGTGAAGCTGCTCATCCTGGATGAGCCCACCGCAGCGCTGAACGACGAGGACAGCGGCAAACTCCTCGATCTCATCCTGGAGTTGAAGAAACAGGGCATCACCTCGATCATCATCTCCCACAAGCTCAACGAGATCCGCAAGGTCGCCGACTCGGTGACGATCATCCGCGACGGGCAGACCATCGAGACGCTCGACGTGAAGGCGCCGGAGACGACCGAGGACCGGATCATCAGCGGCATGGTCGGCCGCGACCTCGACCACCGCTTCCCCGAGCGCACCGCGTACGAGGGGGAGGCGGGCGCGGCCCCGGCCCTGGAGATCCGCAACTGGACCGTGCAGCACCCGATCGACCAGCAGCGCAAGGTCGTCGACGATGTGTCGATCAGCGTGCGGCGCGGGGAGATCGTCGGTATCGCGGGCCTCATGGGCGCCGGCCGCACCGAGCTCGCGATGAGCGTCTTCGGGCGAGCCTACGGCCGGTACGCGGGCGGACAGGTCCTGAAGGACGGCAAGGAGATCGGTACGAAGACGGTCGCGGAGGCGATCGCCAACGGGATCGCGTACGCCACCGAGGACCGCAAGCACTACGGCCTCAACCTCATCGACACGATCAACCGCAACATCTCGCTGACCGCCCTGAACAAGGTCGCCAAGCGGGGCGTGGTCGACGAGCACGAGGAGCGGCAGGTCGCCGAGGGCTACCGCAAGTCCATGAACATCAAGGCCCCCACGGTCTTCGAGCCGGTGGGCAAGCTGTCCGGCGGCAACCAGCAGAAGGTCGTCCTCAGCAAGTGGATCTTCGCGGGTCCGGACGTACTGATCCTGGACGAGCCCACGCGAGGCATCGACGTCGGCGCCAAGTTCGAGATCTACACGGTCATCGACCAGCTGGCCGCCCAGGGCAAGGCGGTCGTCTTCATCTCCTCCGAGCTGCCCGAACTGCTCGGCATGTGCGACCGCATCTACACCATGGCCGCCGGGCGGCTCACGGGCGAGTTCCCGCGGGCCGAGGCCACGCAGGAAGTGCTGATGCGCCAGATGACGAAGGACAAAGAGGTAACGCGATGA